From Zingiber officinale cultivar Zhangliang chromosome 5B, Zo_v1.1, whole genome shotgun sequence, the proteins below share one genomic window:
- the LOC121985701 gene encoding uncharacterized protein LOC121985701: MAAANRYFQRPLDSLRCKLKKPLFKDDARAKKRRREGWWKSALLFWKQSHEAAAGGSSDEQWRSHAQLPPVYATESGGRGARRPKAALLLAAAEAEAAAGMAYRSLSDPGGGHRAAPIYIVT, encoded by the exons ATGGCGGCGGCAAACCGCTACTTCCAG CGGCCGCTGGATTCGCTCCGCTGCAAGCTGAAGAAGCCGCTGTTCAAGGACGACGCCAGGGCCAAGAAGCGCCGCCGGGAGGGGTGGTGGAAGTCCGCCCTGCTCTTCTGGAAGCAGAGCCACGAGGCGGCCGCCGGCGGCTCGTCCGACGAGCAGTGGCGCTCCCACGCACAGCTGCCGCCCGTGTACGCCACCGAGAGCGGAGGCCGCGGCGCGAGGCGGCCGAAGGCGGCGCTGCTGCTGGCGGCGGCGGAGGCCGAGGCGGCAGCGGGGATGGCCTATCGGAGCCTTAGTGACCCCGGCGGAGGCCACCGGGCGGCGCCCATCTACATCGTTACCTGA